In Rosa chinensis cultivar Old Blush chromosome 1, RchiOBHm-V2, whole genome shotgun sequence, a genomic segment contains:
- the LOC112163909 gene encoding protein GLUTELIN PRECURSOR ACCUMULATION 3 translates to MSSLPSMKERKRVDRVEKRFLNDIVVYDIDNKLWYKPECTGGTDGQVGPSPRAFHVAVVIDCHMFIFGGRCGGKRLGDFWVLDTDIWQWSELTSFGDLPSARDFAAASAIGNQKIIMYGGWDGKKWLSDVYVLDTISLEWMELSVTRSLPPPRCGHTATMVEKRLLVYGGTGGGGPIMGDLWALKGVIAEENETPGWTQLKLPGQAPSARCGHTITSGGHYLLLFGGHGTGGWLSRYDIYYNDCIILDRVSAQWKRLPTGNEPPPARAYHSLTCIGSRYLVFGGFDGKSTFGDLWWLVPEEGPYCKQASCNFTNQYYRK, encoded by the exons ATGTCGTCTCTGCCGTCGATGAAAGAGAGGAAgcgtgt TGATCGTGTAGAGAAGAGGTTTCTCAACGATATCGTCGTCTATGACATTG ATAATAAACTATGGTATAAGCCAGAGTGCACTGGCGGCACTGATGGACAAGTGGGTCCAAGTCCTCGGGCATTTCACGTTGCTGTTGTGATTGATTGTCATATGTTCATCTTTGGTGGGCGTTGCGGTGGCAAGAG GTTAGGTGACTTTTGGGTCCTAGATACTG ATATATGGCAATGGTCAGAGTTGACAAGCTTTGGTGACTTACCCTCAGCACGCGACTTTGCTGCAGCTTCAGCTATtggaaatcagaaaattattAT GTATGGTGGCTGGGATGGTAAAAAGTGGTTGTCAGATGTGTACGTCTTGGACACAA TATCACTAGAGTGGATGGAACTGTCAGTTACTCGATCACTGCCACCACCTAGATGCGGCCACACAGCTACTATGGTTGAAAAACGGTTGCTTGTCTATGGCGGCACAG GAGGTGGAGGTCCTATCATGGGTGATTTATGGGCTTTGAAGGGTGTAATCGCAGAAG AAAATGAAACACCTGGATGGACCCAACTGAAGCTTCCAGGTCAAGCTCCTTCTGCACGTTGTGGCCATACCATCACATCTGGAGGACACTAT CTGTTGCTATTTGGAGGCCATGGAACTGGTGGCTGGTTGAGTCGTTATGACATCTATTACAATGACTGCATCATCTTAGACAGGG TTTCTGCACAGTGGAAGCGGTTACCTACTGGCAATGAACCCCCTCCTGCTCGAGCATACCATTCACTGACATGCATTGGCTCACGTTATCTGGTATTTGGTGGCTTTGATGGCAAATCCACATTTGGTGATCTATGGTGGTTGGTTCCTGAAG AGGGACCCTATTGCAAACAGGCTTCGTGCAACTTCACCAACCAATATTACCGAAAATAA